In Euphorbia lathyris chromosome 10, ddEupLath1.1, whole genome shotgun sequence, a single genomic region encodes these proteins:
- the LOC136209297 gene encoding uncharacterized protein: MVTLIFSTLFLTLILLHLPPMILSDDDTCPYPCYPPPTGTGNPSPVPVNPSPPTGGSYSPPAAGNYPSPTGNFPYYPSPPFTNNNNNGGPSPPEPILPYFPFYYRKPPHKPDNSWATTLSTSTATLLLSFFFVISYFSFFY, encoded by the coding sequence ATGGTTACCTTAATCTTCTCCACTCTCTTCCTCACCTTaattcttctccatcttcctccgATGATCTTGTCCGACGATGATACATGCCCATATCCATGTTACCCTCCTCCCACCGGCACCGGAAATCCCAGTCCTGTCCCCGTAAATCCATCACCTCCGACAGGAGGATCCTACTCACCTCCTGCAGCAGGAAACTACCCTTCTCCGACAGGGAACTTCCCGTATTATCCTTCTCCACCCTtcacaaacaacaacaacaacggTGGGCCTTCTCCGCCGGAGCCTATCTTGCCTTATTTTCCGTTCTATTACAGAAAGCCTCCTCACAAGCCTGATAACTCCTGGGCAACTACTCTTTCAACTTCAACTGCTACTCTCCTTTTGTCtttcttttttgtaatttcctactttagtttcttttattaa